The following are encoded together in the Primulina tabacum isolate GXHZ01 chromosome 18, ASM2559414v2, whole genome shotgun sequence genome:
- the LOC142533119 gene encoding uncharacterized protein LOC142533119 — protein sequence MGTIQPTTKGNKNTNSSRRGGGGRLFSFGPCFGLSSPKKQHKKNFYHDSVPSAAAAHAQGDGVESVKYGSKKPDFSKSDIPTSESIKEIQIIADTAAAAEAPPPLIHLLNNKIDQELITVEKNYKNQQEQSIPTKVQETSSNPMIKLRQSVSLPALHARPQRRLNKGKTAAAATGEGGNGGEMTAAAGKVDSMVGASIIALTLVVMLIWGKVCAILCSAAWVFLVHCFKQSNESFENKNDVVSSDHQILVLDSHEYKKRVVLQGFLERIR from the exons ATGGGTACTATCCAACCTACGACAAAGGGAAACAAAAACACAAACAGCTCCCGCCGCGGCGGCGGCGGCAGATTATTTAGTTTTGGGCCTTGTTTTGGTTTGTCTTCCCCGAAAAAGCAGCACAAGAAGAACTTCTACCATGACTCAGTACCATCTGCTGCAGCTGCTCATGCTCAAGGCGATGGCGTTGAATCAGTGAAATATGGAAGCAAGAAGCCAGATTTTTCCAAATCTGATATTCCAACATCGGAATCAATTAAAGAAATTCAGATAATCGCTGACACGGCCGCCGCAGCCGAAGCGCCGCCGCCACTCATCCATCTACTCAACAACAAG ATTGATCAAGAATTAATCACGGTGGAGAAGAACTACAAGAACCAACAAGAACAAAGTATTCCAACAAAGGTCCAAGAAACATCGAGTAACCCGATGATCAAGCTGAGACAATCGGTCTCCCTACCAGCACTTCACGCACGACCACAGCGACGGCTGAATAAAGGGAAAACGGCAGCAGCCGCAACCGGGGAGGGAGGAAATGGGGGCGAAATGACGGCGGCCGCTGGCAAAGTCGACTCCATGGTGGGGGCATCGATAATTGCTTTGACACTAGTGGTGATGCTGATTTGGGGTAAGGTTTGCGCGATCCTTTGCTCGGCGGCATGGGTTTTCCTCGTTCATTGTTTCAAGCAGAGCAATGAATCTTTTGAGAACAAAAATGATGTTGTTTCTTCGGACCATCAGATTCTTGTTTTGGATTCGCATGAATACAAGAAGAGGGTTGTTTTGCAGGGATTTCTTGAGAGAATAAGAtga